ACAGACATCAGAGGGCACGTCGCCAGCGCGCTGGAAGCGGTAAACGGAAGCAGATGATGTCCATTGTCTCTGAGAAGACATGCGCGTGCATCTCCTGTTTTTGTCATCCAGCTGAGTCCACACAATGTGCCTTTACGCTGAGCGGAGCAGTGTGCAACGGGGACATGCATCAGGGAAATTGTGTGCGAAATGCCGGACTCAATCAGTTGCGGAAGGCAGAATACTCTATTGCAGGCAACTGCAGGCAACTTGTCTGACAGAGGTCGAAATGTCCCAGGAATCTGAGGCGGTGAAATTCTGCGGGAGGGGTGGCATTCATTACGAGGTTGACGGCACGGCGGCTGCGCTCTGCTGATGCATTGCGGGAACAGTATAGATAATTACATGCCTGCATTTAATGCAGGTTATTACACACTTATCCAGGTCAATCTGGTTCTGCGAATATGCGTTTCTCAGTTCCTTTCTTATCCTTTCCGGATAAAGACAGTCACACTGACACTTTTCGTCGCTGCAGAATTTGCACATTTTCCTCACTTCCGCTTTTTTCCTTTCAAAGGACTATTTGAAAATAACCAACTTCATTAAATAAACCTATGCAACTCTTCAGACACCAACGCAAGGCTGCAGCCGTCCTTCGAGAATTCTTGCGGAACCGCCGGGGGGGGGAGAAAGAAGTCCATTCACTATGGCAGTCCACACCCCGTTCGGTTGCGCTTCGGATCTGGTGTTTCACGCTTCCTCGGCAGCCGCTGGCGTTTTGACGCCGGCTGCCCCGGCGATTGCGCTTCCGGCAAGCGATATGATTACATTGATCGTCACAGACAAGAGTCCGATGTAAAGCAGTCCGTACGACGATTTGAAGAAGCTCGTGGCCAGAGGACCGAATTTGTTAGCCACTTCGACAAGATATATTCCGACGAACATTCCAACCGCCCAGCCGGCGATAAGAGAATGTTTGTTCAGCCTCTTAATGAACAGCGCCAGGAAAACAGCCGGAAGGATCTGGAGTATGATGACGCCACCGAGCAATTGCAGCTGGATAGCATAAGTCGCCGGCACAATGAAGACAAATCCAAGTGCGATAAACTTGAAAACGGCAGACATCCATTTTGCGAGTGATGCCTCAGTTCTTGCGGGCATCTTTGGCCAGAATTCCTTGACAATATTTCTGACGAAGAGATTCGCCTGTGCAATTGCCATTATTGCCGCAGGGACAAGGCCGCCTATGAATATGCCCAGAAGCGCTATGCCTGCAAACCAGCTCGGCATTGTGTATACAATCAGCGCAGGGACAACGAGTATACCTCTGGAAGCAGGAGAGATAGTGTCCAGGTAAGACATTGCAGGGCCCACGGCATATACGAGCACACCGAAAAGCGCCAGTAATGCCAGCCCGATTCCGTAAATCGGAAGCAGTGCAGTGCTCCTCCTCAGCTTCTTCTGATCAGAAGAGCTTAGGGACCCGTTTATTGCATGAGGGTAAAGGAAAAGCGCGAGCGCACTGCCCAGCCACAGCGTCCAGTATGCGGAACCGTCGACAGCTGGAAGCGACTGGAACGACTTCTTGACTGCAAACGCATGCTGAAATCCACCGTAACTCAGAGGAACAACAATTATTATGACAATTACGGTGATAAAAATAAGGACATCCTTGAAGACTGCGGTAAGTGTTGCTCCCCTGAGCCCCGTCGCGAATGTGAAAACTGCGAGAACAATAAACGAAAGGACAAGCGAAATTTCGATGACAGTGTTAATGTCCGCCAGTCCGGACAGCATCACAGTGAGGACCGCTCTCATTCCGACAATCTGAAGGGCAATATAGGGAAGTTCCGCAACAATACCCGTTATGGCAAGCAGTATTGCAAGGGTGGGGCTTTTAAATTTATCTTTCACAAAATCCGAGGAGGTCACATACCCGTGCTTTTTGGCCTCCGCCCAGAGTCTCGGCATGGTTAACATGGCGATGGCAAATGTCGTGGCTACGTAGGGGACTGCAAAGAAGAAAAGAGCACCTTTTGCGAACACGCCGGATGGGACAGCCACGAACGTATAGGCCGTATAGAGGTCGGCACCTATCAGAAACCACGTAAGGTAAGCCCCAAGTCTTCTCCCCGCAAGTGCCCACTCGCCTATGAGACCGAGATCCCCCTTTCTCCATCTGCCCGCTGAGAATCCCAGGATGACAAAGATCGCAAAGAGAACGAGAAACGAGATTATTCCCGGCAATCCCAGAAGCATAGACAATTCAGTTCACCTTCCCGTTGCTGTCTATGATGAATGCAGCAATAACGAAAAGAATTGCAGAAATCGCAAGCCATAGCGTCTGGAACCAGTAATAGAACGGGACTCCTGCAACAGTCGGCTGAACAACGTCAAAATACGGCAGGTCAAAGTATACTACGAACGGTATAAGCAGCAGTATGGCCGCAACTACATCCTTTCCCGCGTTTCGATGGGCACGTTTACCTGTATCGTTCTGCATTTCATTTCACCATAACTTCATGAGTCCAGCCTATGCCGGTTCCCAACCAATAACGAAAACGCCGCAATAAAACGATTATTGCCGCTCCCCCATAATGTCCAGGAAGTAATCCGCAACATCATACTTAAATTTTCTCGATGCTCGGCAACTGTGTCCGTAGGAGCAGGACAGAGCCACATGTTCATATGATCAAGGATATACCGCCGGATTGGTCGCCGGATTGAAATCCCGGCAGAATTGTGCCTTCCATGGAGAAAAGCGAATCTTCCAGTTCCCGCAACCGGGGCGGTCAGCATCAAAAATATGCCTTTCCTGCCCCGCATCACCTACAAATCTCATGTTCTGGATGCAATTCCTGATCCGGCTGCCCGGTTACGCAGAATTGAAGCAGATTGCGAATTTCATTCCACCAGAACTTTGCCCTCACCAATGACCATGACAGGCCATGAATCCAGTGAGAAAGGATCCTTGTTCCATATAACCATTGAAGCCTTGTTGCCTTTCTTCAGGGTGCCGATATCCGGGCATTTAAGTATTTCGGCAGCATTTCCGGTTATCAGTGAAATGGCCTCCTCTTTTGAAAGACCATACCGGAGGAAAAACCTCAGCTGAAGAAAAAGATTTCTCTGAAGAACAACCGGATGATCCGTCATAAGACAGTATTTTAGTCCCGACTCCGTCAGGTATTTCACGTTCTGCCATTTTTCATGCTTCAGTTCGACCTTGTAGGAAAAAGCATCCACCGGACCGTAGATTACATTCAGTTTGGCCTTCCTTACCTTGGTCCACAGTTCACCTGAATGCACGTCTCCCGCATGGTTTATCACGGCGCTGAAACCAAATTCCTTCACAAGACCGATAAGATTGACTATGTCATCCTCTTTGTGCACGTGCACCATGAGTGTCTGCCTGCCGTCGAGTATGTCCATCAGTGCTTCGACATGCGGTTCAATTTCATCCTTCGACTTCTTCTTCCTCCTGAGTAGATTGGAGGCTTTCCTTGCCTTGATCAACTCACCTTTCAATATTGAAATCGCTCCCATCCTGGTCGTCGGACGAGTTCCTTTCCATTCTGTAGTCGATCTTGGATTATATCCCAGAGCTGCCTTTGTTCCTGGCTGGGAAATGAATGCATCTTCTATGTCTTTGGCAAAATTACGAATCAGAACTGTCTTTCCACCAATGATGTTGCCGCTTCCCGGCATTATGTGGGAATAAAGGACCCCATGCTCAATACTCTCCTGAAATGCAGAATCGTCCATATAGACTGAATCTATTGCATTGACCAGCGGTAGTACAGAATCCATGTGCTCATTCCCCTCCTCCTCGTTTGAGGGCTCACCGCTTCTGGCAAGACCTATGTGGCTGTGGCCATCAATGAAACCAGGAGTTACGACTCCCTCGGCAACTACTTCGCAGTCCGGTTTCTCGCTGCCGACGGAAACAAGCCTATCGCCTTCGAACGCGATAAAAACATTGGATTTGGCTGACCTGGCTGTCCCGTCATAAAATACCGAGGCTTTTATACAGTTCATGGTCCGTTACATGAATACAAACTAAAAAGCATTTTCCCAGGCTGCTTGAAACAATAGTGATTTTAACAGCGCATTACACTATCACAATGCATGCACTTTCAAGGGTGAATGCACCTGTGTTCAAGTCTTGTGGAACCGCTGTGTAAGTCGTCCTGGCAACGGTTAACAATAAATAGAGTGTAAAATTTTGTTGCGGTGTGTCACTGCTTTCCATGATATGGCTGATTATCCTCTCAATTTTCACTGTTTATTCATTCATTTCCCTGGGAATTGTGTACATCCTCGCGATCAATATGGACAACATTGACAGGCATGTTTCTGCAGAATGTTTTCCACCGGCTTCCGCCGGTGGTCCCAAGGTCAGCATGATAATACCGTGCAGAAACGAACGGGAGGATATAGGGAAATGCATCGAATCGGCTCTTGCTCAGAGCTACCGAGACAAAGAAATAATAGTCGTTGACGGTAACTCGGAGGATGGAACATGGGATGCAATATGCAAGTACGCAGGCAGGATCAAAGCGCTTAGGGAAAGCGAAAGGCCAAAAGGCTGGACCGGAAAAAATTGGGGTGCATATCTCGGATACAGGGCGTCAGATGGAGAAATACTGCTGTTTGTCGATGGCGACATGGTTCTTGAGCCTGATATGGTGACAAAATGTGTCTGTACAATGAAGCAGGAAAAGATAGATCTGCTGTCACTCGGACCAAAAATGGTAATGAACGGATTCTGGGAAAAGCTGATGCTGCCTCTTTTTGCGCAGTTCATCATGCTCCTGTACATGCCGCCGCTTATGAACCGTGACAGGGGAAAATGGGCGATGGCTAACGGACAATTCCTCATGGCCAGAAGAGAGGCATATGAAAAATCTGGCACGCACGAGCGAATTAGAGGAAAGATTGTTGAAGATGTCAATCTGGCAAAAATGTTCAGAGCGAGTGGCTTCCGGGTGCGTTTTTACTGGGCGAGCCAGTATCTCAGTACTAGAATGTACAGGAATTTTGCTGAACTGTGGGAAGGAATAGTCCGTGACATACAGGGTGAGGTCGGCCGCCGTTTCCACCTGTACCTCCTGAACGCGCTTTACATCGTGGCAACCTTTTATCTTCCGGTGGTCCTCGCCCTCTATTTTGCATTTGCCGGAGAAGCTCTTCTGGCATCAATATCAGCGATTTCACTGATTTTCATTGTCCTGAGAATGTTTGTTTTCCAGGTTGGCACAGGCAGCCCAAAATGGTTTTCGCTGCTCTTTCCGGTTTCAATGGGAATGTACCTCGCCATGGTGTTGGCTGCTTTTTCAAAGGCCCTGAGGGGTGCAGACGTGGTTTGGAAAAAGAGGCACTATCCAATCACAATGGAGGAGTAAGCCGCAGCCGTTGCTGAAAAAACGCTGAAAGAAAACAGCTGCTCAGGGTACTGCCGGAAGATGGAGCAGCGCAAACATGATGCTTCCGAGCAAATAGGTAGCTGATGCCGCGCCAAGCGTCAGACCCACAGTTTCCAGGACCTTCTTCAGTACGGATGTGTCGGAAGACAGCGCAATGATTGTAGCGGCAGTAGTCTGTGCAGCTGCGACTGCAATAACGGAGAGTACGAGGCCCGTGATTCCGCCGACGAAGGCAAAAGGCAATATCGGAAACGCGGATCCTATCAGGTAGAATAAGCCAGTCTGGAGTCCAGCCCTCCTCGGATTTTCGTCTGTATCACGGGATCTCCCGAGCTTGTTCCTTACAAAAAACTCGGTGGCGGCGTCCTGATTCTGGGCCATGGAGCGTGCGGCCTGCTCGGTATAATCCCCCTGCAGTCCCATTTCATCGAGCATCGATTTGAGGCGCCCGACCTTCTCTTCATGGCTGACGAACTCAATTTCCCTGGCGACTCTGTCAGCCTGCCTCCTGCCGATCTCAATGTGCGCCTTTGTGGACATGTAAGCGCCTATTGCCATCGAGAGTGTCCCGGAAATGCCCACGACCAGACCACCTGCGGCCACTAGAATCGGCGTGTGCACAATGGGCACAAGTCCTGCAACAGCCGCCAGAACCTCCACCAGGCCGTCGCTCATGCCGTAGAAAACATCCCTGATGGACTCCAGGCGGCTCGAAACGCCGCTGAGCTGTGATGCGAAATATTCCTCATGCAGAACTTCATCGGTGATAATTGAATGGAGCTTCTCCCTGTCTTCAGCATCCAGGGATTCCACGTTCAGGAAATTTGTATATTCCACGATTACAGATTCTTCCCCTCTCTCGAAGAGCCTGATAACGAGGGGGAGTCCGATGAGCCTTCGCAGTACAAGTATAAAGGCAGACTTGTAGCGTGGATAACGGTAATCTGCACGGGACTCGCCGTGCTTGCGAAGGAAATAATTCCAGAAATCGGCATGCGATTTTTCCATAGCGCCCAATTTGGAAAGAAGTATTCCCTTCTCCCTGTCCCTCTCACTGTTCCCAAGACGTGAATAGACCTCCGCATCCTTCAACTCCCCTTTGTAGAACCATCTGGCTTTTTTGACCACTTTACTGGAGACGGAAGTCATTCGCTCACTTTTGCTTCCTTCTATCATTCTAATTATAAAGTTTTTTGTGGCAGGCCGCCACCAGATCTCAAAAGTGTTATGAGCCGAAAGCCCCTATATCATGGGCGGAACGGCGGAAGTATTATTTTGAATTACATCTCTCAACGCGGCCTTCTGGCAATTCTTGTCTGCTTTCTGGTTGTGGCTTCATATCAGGCATACCATGTTGAAAGCTCAAACAGGCATTCAGTCAGCAGTGTTCTCAATCAACCCCCTGAAATTTTTTACAAACCTATGCGCCATTTGACGGGCGGATGGGACACCGGCCTCCTCCACAGGCATCGCACGCTTACTGTTGCTCCGTCCGGTTCCAAACCACGTTTTATATCGTCCGATATTTCATACAGCAACGGCTCGTTCTCCATTTCAAATGAGACATTATATTTCAATTCCACTTACAGCAGACCCATAACCGTCTTTGTGAATGACTCCAGACTTCTGATTAAAAATTCCATACTCAGGATTAATGAGCGGATTGGCAATTACTCCTATTTCCTCCTCACAGGTCATGGATCTGTGATATCGATCGTCAACAGCGAGGTTATTGAAGGGGCCGCCGTTGTTTCATTCATTCCGGTAATCAGTCTAAACGACACTTTTTTATCTGTCAACAGTTCGGCATTTCTTTCAAACGGAGAATTGCTGAATACGTTGTCCTCACCTTATACGGAGATCAGCGGTTCCTGGTTTTCGGGTAACGGTACACTCGTGCAGGCAAAAGACATCGGAACAATGACAGTGGAGGGGACGACCTTTTCAGTCAATGGGACAACTCTGGATTCCACCTCCGATTTCGGCGGCATAATTTCCGTTTACACGGCATTCCGGTTCACATTCCTCGGCAATTCCATAAGTTCCTTTGACGAGAACGCTGCCTACGGGATGATTGCCGGCAATGTAAAGAGTTTTCAATTTTTCAATTCGACTTTTACATTCAGCGGCCAGAATTCCTCTGAACCGGGATTCGACAGGTATGGCATGTATATCTTCAACTCAAGCTCCCTGTCCATAGAAAACGACATTGTAAGCGGAAACGAGATAGCAGTATCGATAACAGGCTCAGCATATCTCAACTTTTCGAACTTGAAAACCAATCAGAGCGAGGAGGGTCTGTCTCTCGCTCTTGACAACAGCATCAAGGTGGCCTATTCAGAATTTTACGGGGGGACATACGGTCTGCTGATAACTGATAGCAGTCATATCAGCACACAGGACAATTATTTCCACCGGACACTGTTCGGAATGAGACTTATCGGTATTTACGGCGCCTACATTGAAGCGACCTATGAACAATACGTGATTTCATCGTTACAGATCGTGGATAGTCACAATGTCTCGGTTGTTGGGATTTATGACATACTCATCCCGTACGAATTCAATTTCCTTGAGTTTTATGGAATCACAGTAGCAGGCTCGAAGTCGGTTACACTTGACTCAGTGTTGATGCAGACAGGTCCCGATTCCTCCGGTGGGTTCATTGACGGCCTTTCTGTTGTCTACAGCAATTTCACCAGTGTCCGCGACCTTCATGCCGTTTTCTCTGGACAGTTTGTTTCCACTGCTGTCACTTTTTACAACTCCGCAAACGACAGCTTCACCAACTCCTCAGTCCTGTCAGAAGGGACTTCAGGAGATACAGGACTCTGGATTGTCAATTCGGAAAACAATACGATACAGGCTATCACACTGTACATCGTCGGGCAGCAGGCAGTGCTAATGCAGAATTCTACAGGAAACCTGTTGGCATCCACCTACATGAGCGTCGATGGAGCCTCCACAAGCGGATTGTATGCATACAATTCGTGGCACAACCGTTTTGAGAATCTGACTATCGATTCCGAAGGGTACAATGCCGAAACAGGAATAGTATTTCAGAATTCGAGCTTCAATTCATTTTCCAACACATATGTGGGCCTTACAGGATCGTTTTCAGCGGAATTGCTTGCAAAGAGCATCGACTCGTCACACAACAGTTTCCGCGGATTTGATTATTATTCGTCCTACGTTTATCTGGAATGGGTGGCCACATCGCTGACACTTGCACTTCTTTCTGCAACCGGACTCTTCATTGCTGTCACAAGGAAGACAGAGATCAAAATAGCAAGGGATGATAAAATCAGGTTCAAAAGGGTAAAACTCTGACTCTGTCTTAGAACGCCTGATGAAAATGACCGGACGGATCGGGGATGAACGTACATCGGAAGCAGTCGGAAAACGCCGGAGCCGGAGAAGAACATCGGTGCGTTTCTCCCGGAGCAGCATATGTATGTTTGGCTTCACCATCACGATGCGGTTAAGGCAGCAGGCAGCGAATTTTTCTGCGAGAGCTTTAAAAACCTGAACAATTTATTCAATGCCGTCATGGCTCAAAGAATAATAAGGGCACCCCGTGGTTCCGCCCTGAATTGCAGGGGATGGGGTCAGGAAGCAGCTCTCCGGCTGCTGATGAACAACCTTGATCCGGATGTTGCTAAAGACCCCGACAACCTGATTGTATACGGGGGAAGGGGAAAAGCGGCAAGAAACTGGGAGAGTTTTGACAGGATTGTCGAATCGCTGAAGACAATGGATAATGATGAAACGCTTCTCATACAATCCGGCAAGCCGGCTGGCATTTTCAGAACAGGGCCGGATTTGCCCAGAGTGCTTATCTCCAACGCGATGATCGTTCCAAGATTTGCAACGGATGAAATCTTCTGGGATCTCGAATCGAAGGGGCTGACGATGTACGGGCAGATGACAGCCGGTTCCTGGATATACATAGGTACACAGGGGGTATTGCAGGGCACTTACGAAACGCTGCATGCACTCGGCAGAAAGGAATTCAATTCTAATTCTCTGAAGGGGAAATGGATCCTGTCCTCGGGTCTGGGCGAAATGGGCGGCGCCCAGGCTCTCGCAATCACGATGAATGAGGGCGTCGGAATCATTGTTGAAATAGACAAGTCAAAAATTTACAGGCGGCTCAATGACAGATATCTAGACTGCTGGACAGACGATCTGGATGAGGCACTCAGACT
This region of Candidatus Sysuiplasma jiujiangense genomic DNA includes:
- a CDS encoding sodium:solute symporter; the protein is MLLGLPGIISFLVLFAIFVILGFSAGRWRKGDLGLIGEWALAGRRLGAYLTWFLIGADLYTAYTFVAVPSGVFAKGALFFFAVPYVATTFAIAMLTMPRLWAEAKKHGYVTSSDFVKDKFKSPTLAILLAITGIVAELPYIALQIVGMRAVLTVMLSGLADINTVIEISLVLSFIVLAVFTFATGLRGATLTAVFKDVLIFITVIVIIIVVPLSYGGFQHAFAVKKSFQSLPAVDGSAYWTLWLGSALALFLYPHAINGSLSSSDQKKLRRSTALLPIYGIGLALLALFGVLVYAVGPAMSYLDTISPASRGILVVPALIVYTMPSWFAGIALLGIFIGGLVPAAIMAIAQANLFVRNIVKEFWPKMPARTEASLAKWMSAVFKFIALGFVFIVPATYAIQLQLLGGVIILQILPAVFLALFIKRLNKHSLIAGWAVGMFVGIYLVEVANKFGPLATSFFKSSYGLLYIGLLSVTINVIISLAGSAIAGAAGVKTPAAAEEA
- a CDS encoding DUF3311 domain-containing protein — translated: MQNDTGKRAHRNAGKDVVAAILLLIPFVVYFDLPYFDVVQPTVAGVPFYYWFQTLWLAISAILFVIAAFIIDSNGKVN
- a CDS encoding amidohydrolase family protein; this translates as MNCIKASVFYDGTARSAKSNVFIAFEGDRLVSVGSEKPDCEVVAEGVVTPGFIDGHSHIGLARSGEPSNEEEGNEHMDSVLPLVNAIDSVYMDDSAFQESIEHGVLYSHIMPGSGNIIGGKTVLIRNFAKDIEDAFISQPGTKAALGYNPRSTTEWKGTRPTTRMGAISILKGELIKARKASNLLRRKKKSKDEIEPHVEALMDILDGRQTLMVHVHKEDDIVNLIGLVKEFGFSAVINHAGDVHSGELWTKVRKAKLNVIYGPVDAFSYKVELKHEKWQNVKYLTESGLKYCLMTDHPVVLQRNLFLQLRFFLRYGLSKEEAISLITGNAAEILKCPDIGTLKKGNKASMVIWNKDPFSLDSWPVMVIGEGKVLVE
- a CDS encoding glycosyltransferase, with product MSLLSMIWLIILSIFTVYSFISLGIVYILAINMDNIDRHVSAECFPPASAGGPKVSMIIPCRNEREDIGKCIESALAQSYRDKEIIVVDGNSEDGTWDAICKYAGRIKALRESERPKGWTGKNWGAYLGYRASDGEILLFVDGDMVLEPDMVTKCVCTMKQEKIDLLSLGPKMVMNGFWEKLMLPLFAQFIMLLYMPPLMNRDRGKWAMANGQFLMARREAYEKSGTHERIRGKIVEDVNLAKMFRASGFRVRFYWASQYLSTRMYRNFAELWEGIVRDIQGEVGRRFHLYLLNALYIVATFYLPVVLALYFAFAGEALLASISAISLIFIVLRMFVFQVGTGSPKWFSLLFPVSMGMYLAMVLAAFSKALRGADVVWKKRHYPITMEE
- a CDS encoding VIT1/CCC1 family protein; this translates as MIEGSKSERMTSVSSKVVKKARWFYKGELKDAEVYSRLGNSERDREKGILLSKLGAMEKSHADFWNYFLRKHGESRADYRYPRYKSAFILVLRRLIGLPLVIRLFERGEESVIVEYTNFLNVESLDAEDREKLHSIITDEVLHEEYFASQLSGVSSRLESIRDVFYGMSDGLVEVLAAVAGLVPIVHTPILVAAGGLVVGISGTLSMAIGAYMSTKAHIEIGRRQADRVAREIEFVSHEEKVGRLKSMLDEMGLQGDYTEQAARSMAQNQDAATEFFVRNKLGRSRDTDENPRRAGLQTGLFYLIGSAFPILPFAFVGGITGLVLSVIAVAAAQTTAATIIALSSDTSVLKKVLETVGLTLGAASATYLLGSIMFALLHLPAVP